From a region of the Streptomyces sp. B21-083 genome:
- a CDS encoding DeoR/GlpR family DNA-binding transcription regulator, translating to MYAPERQQEILRLARDGGRVDVLSLAEQFQVTAETIRRDLKALDRAGLLRRVHGGAIPAGRLDFEPDLTERESTYADEKDRIAKAALAELPTEGTLILDAGSTVARLAAAIPLESTLTVVTHSLPIAARLADHPGIQLHLVGGRVRHRTRAAVDAWALRAYGEIRADVLFVAANGFSVEHGLTTPDLAEAAVKRAAVDAARRVVLLADSTKHGQEHFARFGALGDVDLLITDSGLSPEDANDIERGGTEVLYV from the coding sequence ATGTACGCACCGGAGCGGCAGCAGGAGATCCTGCGGCTCGCCCGTGACGGCGGGCGGGTGGACGTGCTGTCTCTCGCCGAGCAGTTCCAGGTCACCGCGGAGACCATCCGACGGGACCTGAAGGCGCTGGACCGCGCGGGCCTCCTACGGCGGGTGCACGGCGGGGCCATACCGGCCGGTCGCCTCGACTTCGAGCCGGACCTCACCGAGCGCGAGTCGACCTACGCCGACGAGAAGGACCGTATCGCCAAGGCCGCCCTCGCCGAGCTGCCCACCGAGGGCACCCTGATCCTCGACGCCGGCTCGACGGTCGCACGCCTCGCCGCCGCCATCCCGCTGGAGTCGACGCTCACCGTCGTCACGCACAGCCTCCCGATCGCGGCCCGGCTCGCCGACCACCCCGGCATCCAGCTGCACCTCGTCGGGGGGCGCGTCCGGCACCGTACGCGCGCCGCTGTGGACGCCTGGGCGCTGCGGGCCTACGGCGAGATCCGTGCCGACGTCCTGTTCGTGGCCGCCAACGGGTTCTCCGTCGAGCACGGGCTGACCACGCCCGACCTCGCCGAGGCCGCCGTGAAGCGGGCAGCCGTGGACGCCGCCCGGCGCGTGGTGCTCCTCGCCGACTCGACGAAGCACGGCCAGGAGCACTTCGCCCGCTTCGGCGCCCTGGGCGATGTGGACCTGCTGATCACCGACAGCGGTCTGAGCCCCGAGGACGCCAACGACATCGAGCGCGGCGGCACGGAAGTGCTGTATGTCTAG